One part of the Aurantibacillus circumpalustris genome encodes these proteins:
- a CDS encoding GNAT family N-acetyltransferase, producing the protein MLYPNFEPFPHLTTDRLILRKLEIEDAPEVFVQRSDPTINKFIKRESAKNIEEAKEWILKVLNNEKNNESITWVICLKGETKSIGTICLWNIERVLDKAEVGYSLHFNYFGKGLMNEALMKVVNYGFEEMKLKRIDAYTNKDNTASLKLLQKNKFFRNLEFENDYENKDELEYNTIHTRLHSSKF; encoded by the coding sequence ATGTTATATCCCAATTTTGAGCCCTTTCCACACTTAACAACTGATCGTTTAATTTTAAGAAAGTTGGAAATTGAAGATGCTCCTGAAGTATTTGTGCAACGCTCTGATCCAACCATTAATAAATTCATTAAACGTGAGTCAGCCAAGAATATTGAAGAAGCCAAAGAATGGATTCTTAAAGTGCTGAATAACGAGAAAAACAACGAAAGCATTACTTGGGTAATTTGTTTAAAAGGAGAAACAAAATCAATTGGGACGATTTGTCTGTGGAATATTGAAAGAGTGTTAGATAAAGCCGAAGTAGGGTATAGCCTTCATTTTAATTATTTCGGAAAAGGGCTAATGAATGAAGCTTTGATGAAAGTAGTCAATTATGGTTTTGAAGAAATGAAACTTAAGCGCATTGATGCTTATACGAACAAGGATAACACTGCTTCTTTAAAATTACTGCAAAAGAATAAGTTTTTTAGAAATTTAGAATTTGAAAATGATTACGAGAATAAAGATGAGTTAGAATACAATACCATTCATACTCGTTTACATTCCTCTAAATTTTAA
- a CDS encoding DinB family protein — protein MTLIKILLKEMEDEAIVTRKMLTRVPEDKYDWKPHPKSMSVKALATHLAELPSWVTLAITTDGLDFAAEPYKPYPINNTAELLAYFEKNYEEGRTQLLKAKDEDLLPSWIMRNGEQILMTFTKGETVRHAFSQTIHHRAQLGVFLRLLDIPIPGTYGPSADEAPLF, from the coding sequence ATGACACTAATTAAAATTCTTTTAAAAGAAATGGAAGACGAGGCGATTGTTACTCGTAAAATGCTAACCCGCGTGCCTGAGGATAAATACGATTGGAAACCACATCCAAAAAGCATGTCTGTAAAAGCTTTAGCTACACATCTTGCAGAGCTACCATCTTGGGTTACTTTGGCAATTACTACAGACGGTCTCGATTTTGCTGCGGAACCATACAAGCCTTATCCAATAAACAACACGGCTGAGTTATTAGCCTATTTTGAAAAGAACTACGAAGAAGGCAGAACTCAACTTTTAAAAGCAAAAGATGAAGATCTTTTACCAAGTTGGATTATGCGAAACGGAGAACAAATTTTGATGACCTTTACAAAAGGAGAAACCGTGCGCCATGCATTTTCGCAAACCATTCATCATCGTGCCCAATTAGGAGTTTTTCTAAGGTTATTAGATATTCCAATACCAGGAACTTACGGTCCTAGTGCTGACGAAGCACCTCTTTTTTAA
- a CDS encoding helix-turn-helix transcriptional regulator, which yields MNRIDRLFGILTLLQSKKYVQAETIASKFNISIRTVYRDIKALCEQGVPVSFEQTKGYFIVNGYFLPPISFNSDEANALLLIESIVYGFSDKSIKKNYSSALNKIKAVLNKTQKDKLEALNNTTHLQLPSRITPDLDYLSTLQNAISSKQIIEIDYTNSKELTTKRSLEPIGLVFYALSWHLIAWCHLRSEYRDFKISRIKAIKNTSIPFTRTAHIELSEYIKQLPVSF from the coding sequence ATGAATAGGATTGATCGTTTATTTGGAATTCTAACACTTTTACAGTCAAAAAAGTATGTACAAGCCGAGACGATTGCCTCAAAATTTAATATTAGCATTCGCACTGTTTACCGTGATATAAAAGCTTTATGCGAGCAAGGTGTGCCTGTAAGTTTTGAACAAACAAAAGGATATTTTATTGTAAATGGGTATTTTTTACCACCTATTTCTTTTAATTCTGACGAGGCAAATGCCCTTTTGTTAATTGAAAGTATTGTTTATGGCTTTTCAGACAAGTCTATAAAAAAGAATTACTCCAGCGCTTTAAATAAAATAAAAGCCGTTCTTAATAAAACTCAGAAAGATAAATTAGAAGCGCTAAACAATACTACACATCTTCAATTGCCGTCGCGTATAACGCCAGATTTGGATTATCTCTCTACATTACAAAATGCTATTTCAAGCAAGCAAATTATTGAGATCGATTACACGAATTCTAAGGAATTAACTACCAAGCGTTCTTTGGAACCTATAGGTTTAGTTTTTTATGCGCTCAGCTGGCACTTAATTGCCTGGTGTCATCTTCGTAGCGAGTACCGTGATTTTAAAATTTCGAGAATTAAAGCAATTAAAAACACTTCAATCCCATTTACCCGAACAGCACATATTGAATTAAGCGAGTACATAAAACAGCTTCCGGTTTCTTTTTAG
- a CDS encoding pseudouridine synthase, whose amino-acid sequence MDRYFIIYKPYKMISQFVSPYKHRLLGDLNFEFPEGTNAVGRLDDDSEGLLVLTTDKSLTKRLLHPTRQHKRNYIVQVERKVEMETIQKLSNGLDILIKKKGTYTTLPCEVTLIEKPANLPSRDHSFKEFLPHSWLEFVLIEGKNRQIRKMCSAVRHDCKRLIRTKIEDLELGTMQPGDVKEIEQAKLFELLRLTNDN is encoded by the coding sequence ATGGACCGCTATTTCATTATTTATAAACCATACAAAATGATTTCGCAGTTTGTGAGTCCATACAAACACCGACTTTTAGGAGATTTAAATTTTGAATTTCCTGAAGGTACTAATGCTGTTGGAAGATTAGATGACGATAGTGAGGGGCTGTTAGTTCTTACAACTGATAAATCACTTACTAAACGTTTATTACATCCAACTCGCCAACACAAAAGAAATTATATTGTACAGGTAGAACGCAAAGTAGAAATGGAAACCATCCAAAAATTGTCAAACGGGTTGGATATTCTGATAAAGAAAAAAGGCACTTACACTACTCTACCTTGTGAAGTTACCTTAATTGAAAAACCTGCAAATTTGCCAAGTCGCGACCATTCCTTTAAAGAATTTTTACCGCACTCTTGGCTTGAGTTTGTTTTAATAGAAGGAAAAAACAGACAAATCAGGAAAATGTGTTCGGCTGTTAGACATGATTGCAAGCGACTAATCAGAACTAAAATTGAAGATCTTGAGTTAGGAACTATGCAACCTGGCGATGTAAAAGAAATAGAACAAGCTAAACTTTTTGAACTGCTTAGGTTGACCAATGATAATTAA
- a CDS encoding M16 family metallopeptidase produces the protein MLDRTVAPLYKTIDKIDIIKTRHEKLNNGVDLYSLSAGSQEIVRIEFVFRAGMYHQPATLVASTTNVLLESGTKLYTADQLSDGIDFFGSFLELSVEQDFATITLFSLNKYLDESLKFIEDLIKNPIFPEHDFKVHIANKKQKHSINSQKVSVLARRRFTELLFGDEHPYGRDVKQADFDRINTAEIKDFFNTHYNSLNCTIFASGNLPKTILTTLNKHFGEGLWGGSQHKEISKIVPLNTTPTQKHFINKDDAIQSAIRVGRVLFNKTHPDYFKFQVLNTILGGYFGSRLMANIREDKGYTYGIGSGISNLAHYGYFFISTEVGADVTKQTLTEIYKEISILREKLVDSNELETVRNYILGNFLRSVDGSFALADKFKSIWEFGLDYSFFDNYFTAVKSVTPNELRDLANKYLQEKDLIECVAGKM, from the coding sequence ATGTTAGACAGAACGGTTGCACCCTTGTATAAAACAATAGATAAGATTGATATTATCAAAACAAGACACGAAAAGTTAAATAATGGAGTAGATCTGTATTCTTTATCTGCTGGTAGTCAGGAGATAGTTAGAATTGAGTTTGTTTTTCGGGCTGGTATGTACCATCAGCCAGCAACATTGGTGGCATCAACTACCAACGTTTTACTAGAAAGTGGAACGAAGTTATACACTGCTGATCAGTTAAGTGATGGTATTGATTTTTTTGGTTCTTTTCTTGAGTTGAGTGTTGAGCAAGATTTTGCGACCATTACCTTGTTTTCATTAAATAAATATTTAGATGAGAGTTTAAAATTTATCGAAGACCTTATTAAAAATCCAATTTTTCCCGAGCACGATTTCAAAGTTCACATCGCGAATAAAAAACAAAAGCATTCTATTAACTCTCAAAAGGTAAGCGTTCTGGCTCGCAGACGTTTTACAGAGCTGCTTTTTGGAGATGAGCATCCATACGGACGAGATGTTAAGCAAGCTGATTTTGATAGAATTAATACAGCTGAAATAAAGGACTTTTTTAACACACATTATAACTCACTCAACTGTACCATATTTGCCTCAGGAAATCTTCCTAAAACCATCTTAACAACACTTAATAAACATTTTGGAGAAGGTCTTTGGGGTGGGTCGCAGCATAAGGAAATTTCTAAAATTGTACCTCTAAATACAACACCAACTCAAAAACATTTTATTAATAAAGACGATGCGATTCAATCTGCAATTCGTGTTGGAAGAGTTTTATTTAATAAAACACATCCTGATTATTTTAAGTTTCAAGTGTTGAATACGATTTTAGGAGGGTATTTTGGATCACGTTTAATGGCAAATATCCGTGAAGACAAAGGCTATACTTACGGTATTGGAAGTGGAATCAGTAACTTAGCACATTATGGTTACTTCTTTATTTCTACAGAGGTTGGCGCAGATGTTACAAAACAAACTCTTACAGAGATTTATAAGGAGATTTCGATTTTACGTGAAAAGCTTGTGGATTCAAATGAACTGGAAACAGTGCGTAATTATATTTTGGGAAATTTTTTAAGAAGTGTTGATGGTTCATTTGCGCTGGCAGACAAATTTAAATCCATTTGGGAATTTGGTTTAGACTATTCTTTCTTTGATAATTATTTTACTGCTGTTAAATCGGTGACGCCAAACGAACTAAGAGACTTAGCTAATAAATATTTGCAAGAAAAAGATTTAATTGAATGTGTGGCTGGAAAAATGTAA
- a CDS encoding adenylyltransferase/cytidyltransferase family protein, which produces MVIDKIYISERLKKLNFSTSVLKRLEEKHRFYHTTAHVLQVLSLLEKAKILDDDLFLTAVYHDAVYNPPANDNEERSADLFEKEAKVAKLNASKIATIRQYILDTKSHKSSDKKSQQFINADLDILNQPLEKLITFELQIFKEFQFVDYKIYQPKRIEVLKTFNKDGKLDALIEYIKYWKPSVGVFCGSFNPFHKGHYNILQKAERIFDKVIIAFGKNPEKTDRTWDIPKTIKNRQLGEYSGLLTDYISSIDREVVVIRGLRNSTDFDYEQNQYRYMQELMPEINIVNIFCDKEFEHISSSGIRTLEKYDKHQNYLLD; this is translated from the coding sequence ATGGTAATTGACAAAATCTATATTTCTGAAAGATTAAAAAAGCTGAATTTTTCGACTTCTGTTTTAAAACGATTAGAAGAGAAACATCGTTTTTACCATACAACAGCACATGTGCTGCAGGTATTGTCGTTGTTAGAAAAAGCGAAGATATTGGATGATGATCTGTTTCTAACCGCGGTCTATCATGACGCCGTATATAATCCACCTGCAAACGATAACGAAGAACGTTCAGCAGACTTGTTTGAAAAGGAAGCGAAGGTGGCAAAGCTCAATGCTTCGAAAATTGCAACAATACGGCAGTATATTCTGGATACAAAATCACACAAAAGTTCAGATAAAAAATCGCAGCAATTTATTAATGCAGATTTAGATATTTTAAATCAACCGCTGGAAAAGCTGATCACCTTTGAACTTCAGATTTTTAAAGAATTTCAGTTTGTAGATTATAAAATATATCAACCGAAACGAATTGAAGTATTAAAAACGTTTAATAAGGATGGAAAGTTAGATGCCCTCATAGAATACATAAAATATTGGAAGCCGTCTGTGGGTGTTTTTTGCGGAAGTTTTAATCCATTTCACAAAGGGCATTATAATATTTTGCAAAAAGCAGAACGCATTTTTGATAAAGTGATCATTGCCTTTGGAAAAAATCCCGAAAAAACGGATCGTACTTGGGATATCCCAAAGACTATTAAAAACAGGCAGTTAGGGGAATATTCAGGCCTTTTAACAGATTACATTTCTTCTATTGATCGCGAAGTTGTTGTTATTAGAGGTTTGAGAAATTCAACCGATTTTGATTATGAGCAAAATCAGTACCGGTACATGCAAGAGTTAATGCCTGAAATAAATATTGTGAATATTTTTTGTGATAAAGAGTTTGAGCACATCAGTTCTTCTGGAATTAGGACGCTTGAAAAATATGATAAGCACCAAAATTATTTATTAGACTAA
- a CDS encoding M16 family metallopeptidase yields the protein MIQFDKFTLQNNLTVIVHQDKSTPLACVNILFDVGARDEDESKTGFAHLFEHLMFGGSVNIASFDEPLQIVGGENNAFTTNDITNYYCTVPAENIETAFWLESDRMLSLAFTEKSLEVQRSVVIEEFKQRYLNQPYGDVWLLLRPLAYKTHPYKWATIGKEISHIEDATMTDVKSFFKKHYNPANAILVVAGDVELEQVKQLCEKWFAPIPNIEKPKRNLPVEPKQTEPRRLTVERDVPANSIYKAYHMCSRKDKEYHTIDIISDILSRGNSSRLYKSLIKEKQLFTEINAYVMGDFDKGLFVISGKTPDHIKMEDAERGIFDELEKIKNELVGAHELQKCKNKVESSVTFSETDVLTKATNLAISELLGDASLINQEIEKYAAVTLEDIRTQANLVLDENNCSTLYYLAKNNGN from the coding sequence ATGATTCAATTCGACAAATTCACATTACAAAACAATCTTACAGTAATTGTTCATCAAGATAAAAGCACACCGCTAGCCTGTGTGAATATTTTATTTGACGTTGGTGCGCGAGATGAAGATGAAAGCAAAACGGGTTTTGCGCATTTGTTTGAGCACCTGATGTTTGGCGGAAGTGTGAATATTGCAAGTTTTGATGAACCCTTACAAATTGTTGGGGGCGAGAATAATGCTTTTACAACTAACGATATCACCAATTATTATTGTACTGTACCTGCGGAAAATATTGAAACAGCTTTTTGGTTGGAGAGTGACAGAATGTTAAGCCTTGCCTTTACTGAAAAAAGTCTTGAAGTGCAACGCAGCGTTGTTATTGAAGAGTTCAAACAAAGGTATTTAAATCAACCTTACGGTGATGTTTGGCTTTTACTTCGTCCACTAGCATACAAAACACACCCATACAAGTGGGCCACGATTGGTAAAGAAATCTCGCATATTGAAGATGCAACAATGACTGATGTGAAATCATTCTTTAAAAAACATTACAATCCTGCAAATGCGATTTTGGTTGTTGCCGGAGATGTTGAATTAGAACAAGTGAAACAACTTTGTGAAAAATGGTTTGCGCCTATTCCAAATATAGAAAAACCAAAACGAAATTTACCTGTAGAACCGAAACAAACAGAACCAAGAAGATTAACTGTTGAACGAGATGTGCCGGCGAACTCAATATACAAGGCTTATCACATGTGTTCTCGCAAAGACAAGGAGTACCACACCATAGATATCATTTCAGATATTTTAAGTAGAGGAAATTCTTCTCGATTATACAAATCACTCATAAAAGAAAAACAATTGTTTACCGAGATCAATGCATACGTAATGGGTGATTTTGATAAAGGGCTTTTCGTTATTAGTGGTAAAACTCCAGATCACATCAAAATGGAAGATGCTGAACGCGGTATTTTTGATGAGCTTGAGAAAATTAAAAATGAATTAGTAGGTGCGCATGAACTTCAAAAGTGCAAAAACAAAGTGGAGTCAAGTGTTACTTTTAGTGAAACTGATGTTCTTACAAAAGCTACCAACTTGGCCATTTCTGAGTTACTTGGTGATGCCTCATTAATAAATCAGGAAATTGAAAAATATGCCGCCGTTACACTTGAAGATATTAGAACACAAGCAAATTTAGTGTTGGACGAAAATAACTGTAGTACTTTGTATTATTTGGCAAAAAATAATGGTAATTGA
- a CDS encoding NAD(P)H-dependent flavin oxidoreductase has protein sequence MKNNRICELFKIEKPIIQAGMIWCSGWELASAVSNAGGLGLIGSGSMYPEVLRTHIQKCKAATSKPFGVNVPLLYPNIEEHIKVIIDEGVKIVFTSAGNPKTWTNELKKHGITVVHVVSALKFALKCEEAGVDAIVAEGFEAGGHNGREESTTMVLIPLIKKSVKLPLIAAGGIGFGSQMAAAFALGAEGVQVGSRFVTSIESSGHTNFKEAVVKANEGDTLLTLKQLTPVRLIKNKFFNDVQDAEKRGANADELNTLLGRARSKKGMFEGDLDEGELEIGQISAGIKEIIPAADIVNEIYSEFIENIKQLASLSV, from the coding sequence ATGAAAAATAATCGCATTTGTGAATTGTTTAAGATTGAAAAGCCAATTATTCAAGCCGGTATGATCTGGTGCAGTGGCTGGGAATTAGCAAGTGCAGTAAGTAATGCCGGCGGTTTGGGTCTTATCGGCTCAGGGAGCATGTATCCAGAGGTCCTTAGAACGCATATTCAAAAATGCAAAGCAGCCACTTCAAAACCTTTTGGAGTGAATGTACCTTTACTTTATCCTAACATTGAGGAACACATAAAAGTTATTATTGACGAAGGAGTTAAGATTGTATTTACGAGTGCAGGGAATCCAAAAACCTGGACCAATGAACTTAAAAAGCACGGTATTACGGTTGTACATGTTGTAAGCGCACTTAAGTTCGCTTTAAAATGTGAAGAGGCAGGAGTTGATGCCATTGTTGCAGAAGGTTTTGAAGCTGGTGGGCATAATGGTCGCGAAGAAAGCACAACAATGGTTTTAATCCCATTAATAAAAAAATCTGTAAAACTTCCTCTCATTGCCGCTGGTGGAATTGGCTTTGGAAGTCAAATGGCTGCAGCATTTGCACTTGGGGCAGAGGGAGTGCAAGTCGGTAGTCGCTTTGTAACAAGCATCGAGAGTAGCGGACATACTAATTTTAAGGAAGCTGTTGTGAAAGCAAATGAAGGAGACACGTTATTAACGTTAAAACAATTAACACCTGTTCGTTTGATAAAAAACAAATTTTTTAATGACGTTCAAGATGCGGAAAAACGTGGCGCAAATGCTGATGAACTCAATACTTTGCTAGGTAGAGCAAGATCGAAAAAAGGAATGTTTGAAGGTGATCTTGATGAAGGTGAATTAGAAATTGGACAGATAAGCGCAGGTATTAAAGAAATTATACCTGCAGCTGATATTGTAAACGAAATATACTCGGAATTTATTGAAAATATAAAACAGTTGGCAAGCTTGTCGGTTTAA
- a CDS encoding DUF6089 family protein: MKSYIILLFSICTLSLQSQWLWDFGVNVSAANYLGDIGGGSGTRRGFVSDLKLAKTRWNFGGFVRYKWRPKISLKLAVDYLRLEGDDKLSSNPGRRFRNFNFRNDIYDVGFTGEYFFYENNDIGNTYRYRNGFRAYIFAGVGGFFSNPKTYYKGEWVALQPLATEGFQYRSFVMNIPMGVGFYFTLNKKNRIGFEINYRKTFTDYIDDISGNYPDKAPTDYDPGIILRTPELKETDPALYDSNPSAVSSHNFGGYKRGDSQHKDSYLTMGLSYSYVLRGKSSFYRTKSGGFFSKKRKMRKIRAKF, translated from the coding sequence ATGAAATCTTATATAATTCTCTTGTTTTCAATTTGCACTCTGTCCCTTCAGTCACAATGGTTGTGGGATTTCGGTGTAAATGTTTCTGCTGCCAATTATCTTGGAGACATTGGTGGTGGTTCTGGAACACGCCGTGGTTTTGTGTCAGATCTTAAACTGGCAAAAACACGATGGAATTTTGGTGGGTTTGTACGCTATAAATGGAGACCGAAAATTTCTTTAAAATTAGCCGTTGATTATTTAAGACTTGAAGGCGATGATAAACTTTCTTCAAATCCAGGAAGGCGGTTTAGAAATTTCAATTTTAGAAATGATATTTATGATGTGGGTTTCACTGGTGAATATTTTTTCTACGAAAACAATGACATTGGAAACACTTATCGTTACCGTAATGGATTTAGAGCGTATATATTTGCCGGAGTAGGTGGCTTCTTTTCGAATCCGAAAACATACTATAAAGGAGAATGGGTTGCTCTTCAGCCATTAGCCACAGAAGGTTTTCAGTATAGATCATTCGTTATGAATATTCCAATGGGTGTTGGTTTTTATTTTACTCTTAATAAAAAGAATAGAATTGGGTTTGAAATTAACTATCGAAAAACATTTACAGATTATATAGACGATATCAGCGGTAATTATCCAGATAAGGCTCCGACAGATTACGACCCAGGAATAATTTTAAGAACACCTGAATTAAAAGAAACAGATCCAGCTCTATACGATAGTAACCCAAGCGCAGTTAGTTCACATAATTTTGGTGGCTATAAAAGAGGAGATAGTCAACATAAAGACTCTTATTTAACAATGGGTTTATCTTATAGTTATGTTTTACGAGGAAAAAGCAGTTTTTATAGAACAAAAAGCGGCGGGTTCTTTAGCAAAAAACGTAAAATGCGTAAGATCAGAGCTAAATTCTAA
- a CDS encoding DUF1573 domain-containing protein encodes MNKLIISLSLLTLLSCGNKNDDGGMDTDMITNSESANGASKDELPEIKFTEEVFDFGKITQGEKVSHSFTFTNIGKKNLIISGASGSCGCTVPEWPKEPIKPGQQGVIDVVFSSEGKSGMQEKTVTVVTNCEPATRVIRIKTEIIVPEEMPK; translated from the coding sequence ATGAACAAATTAATTATAAGCTTATCTCTATTAACACTTTTGTCGTGCGGTAACAAAAACGATGATGGTGGTATGGATACTGACATGATTACAAATTCCGAGAGCGCAAATGGAGCTTCAAAAGACGAACTTCCTGAAATTAAATTTACTGAGGAAGTATTTGATTTTGGTAAAATTACCCAAGGAGAAAAAGTTAGTCATTCGTTTACTTTTACAAACATTGGCAAAAAAAACCTTATCATTAGTGGTGCAAGTGGAAGCTGTGGTTGCACGGTTCCTGAATGGCCAAAAGAACCCATTAAACCAGGACAACAAGGCGTGATTGACGTGGTTTTTAGTAGTGAAGGAAAAAGTGGTATGCAAGAAAAAACAGTAACAGTAGTTACTAACTGCGAACCAGCAACACGTGTCATCAGGATTAAAACAGAAATTATTGTTCCTGAAGAAATGCCTAAGTAG
- the yajC gene encoding preprotein translocase subunit YajC, whose amino-acid sequence MNQLLILMAGGSQQGQGGIMSFLPLIAIVVVFYFFMIRPQMKKAKDQKKYIEALKKGDKILTIGGIYGKIVEVKEDATIIMEVEDGTKMKISKNAVSNDASLALNETKL is encoded by the coding sequence ATGAATCAATTATTAATTTTAATGGCGGGCGGATCTCAACAAGGTCAAGGTGGAATTATGTCTTTTTTACCTCTCATAGCAATCGTAGTCGTATTTTATTTCTTTATGATACGTCCTCAAATGAAAAAGGCAAAAGATCAAAAAAAATACATTGAAGCATTAAAAAAGGGAGATAAAATCTTAACCATTGGTGGAATTTATGGTAAAATTGTTGAAGTAAAAGAAGATGCTACTATCATTATGGAAGTAGAAGATGGCACAAAAATGAAAATCTCTAAAAATGCTGTTTCTAATGATGCTTCACTTGCACTAAATGAAACTAAATTATAA
- a CDS encoding YbbR-like domain-containing protein, with the protein MILLNKPFKVLEIDFNGLKSVNRDQNYVLSTSHLNFKSIFKFETQVKHISPDTLYFSEKHGYQKNVPVKVPLYLKCKEGYGYKKPSINPAFVTLWGDSSLISDIDTIYTQALTLSDLDKSVDTQLELLKPNQQVFTSSSEANVFINVAKLIEQTINLPVNDIHTSVKHRVNIFPSTVKVKFTAIQNSYNAEDSTIFKATIDSEKINQATKKCPVFLSTFPGNVTIMSIEPQEVEILIFKK; encoded by the coding sequence ATGATACTACTTAATAAGCCTTTTAAAGTGCTTGAGATTGATTTTAACGGTCTAAAGTCAGTTAACAGAGATCAAAACTATGTTCTTTCCACATCACACCTGAATTTTAAAAGTATTTTTAAATTTGAAACACAAGTAAAACACATTAGTCCCGACACCTTGTATTTTTCGGAAAAACACGGCTATCAAAAAAATGTCCCTGTAAAGGTTCCACTTTATCTTAAATGTAAAGAAGGTTACGGTTATAAAAAGCCGTCCATTAACCCCGCTTTTGTTACTTTATGGGGAGATAGCAGCTTGATTAGTGATATTGATACAATTTATACGCAAGCGTTAACGCTAAGCGATTTGGATAAAAGTGTGGACACTCAGCTCGAATTGTTAAAACCAAATCAACAAGTATTCACGAGTTCAAGCGAAGCAAACGTATTTATAAATGTTGCCAAGCTTATTGAACAGACCATTAATCTGCCGGTGAACGATATTCATACTTCTGTAAAACATAGAGTTAATATTTTTCCATCAACCGTGAAAGTGAAATTTACCGCTATTCAAAATTCGTACAACGCTGAGGATAGCACTATTTTTAAAGCCACAATTGATAGTGAAAAAATAAATCAGGCTACAAAGAAGTGTCCTGTTTTTCTAAGCACATTCCCAGGCAATGTTACTATTATGAGCATTGAACCACAAGAAGTTGAAATTTTAATTTTTAAAAAATAA
- the coaE gene encoding dephospho-CoA kinase (Dephospho-CoA kinase (CoaE) performs the final step in coenzyme A biosynthesis.) — protein sequence MVAGLTGGIGSGKTTVAKLFELLGCAVFESDEVARSVYYQPEIKSKVIQLLGPESYSSDTCIDKKFISTKIFSDTDLLQQLNAIIHPAVIAKSKQFIAEHPNKLIIKETALLFEAHLEKDVDKIILVVAKDETRIKRVMQRDGLTHEEVEKKIKSQLPQSEKIKKADFIIYNDETELVIPQVIKIYKALNELPRRR from the coding sequence ATGGTTGCAGGTTTAACAGGAGGAATTGGAAGTGGTAAAACTACAGTTGCTAAACTGTTTGAACTGCTCGGCTGTGCTGTATTTGAAAGTGACGAAGTTGCACGCTCAGTTTATTATCAACCAGAAATAAAATCAAAGGTCATTCAACTCTTAGGCCCTGAAAGTTATTCTTCGGACACCTGCATTGATAAAAAATTCATAAGTACAAAAATATTTTCAGATACAGATTTGTTACAACAGCTAAACGCCATTATTCATCCGGCTGTTATTGCTAAATCAAAACAGTTTATAGCAGAACATCCAAATAAATTAATAATTAAAGAAACTGCTTTACTTTTCGAAGCTCACCTTGAAAAGGATGTGGACAAAATTATTTTAGTAGTTGCCAAAGATGAAACGCGTATTAAACGTGTCATGCAACGTGACGGACTTACTCATGAGGAAGTAGAGAAAAAAATTAAAAGTCAGTTACCGCAGTCTGAAAAAATTAAAAAAGCTGATTTTATTATTTATAACGACGAAACAGAATTGGTCATTCCTCAGGTAATTAAAATTTATAAGGCTTTAAATGAATTACCCCGCCGTAGATAA